In Ovis aries strain OAR_USU_Benz2616 breed Rambouillet chromosome 17, ARS-UI_Ramb_v3.0, whole genome shotgun sequence, the following proteins share a genomic window:
- the CLDN5 gene encoding claudin-5 — protein sequence MGSAALEILGLVLCLVGWVGLILACGLPMWQVTAFLDHNIVTAQTTWKGLWMSCVVQSTGHMQCKVYDSVLALSPEVQAARALTVGAVLLALVALFVTLAGAQCTTCVAPGPAKARVALTGGALYALCGLLALVPLCWFANIVVREFYDPTVPMSQKYELGAALYIGWAASALLMCGGGLVCCGAWVCTGRPDFSFPVKYSASRRPTATGDYDKKNYV from the coding sequence ATGGGGTCGGCGGCGCTGGAGATTCTCGGCTTGGTGCTGTGCCTGGTGGGCTGGGTGGGCCTCATCCTGGCGTGCGGGCTCCCCATGTGGCAGGTGACGGCCTTCCTGGACCACAACATCGTGACGGCGCAGACCACCTGGAAGGGGCTGTGGATGTCGTGCGTGGTGCAGAGCACCGGCCACATGCAGTGCAAAGTGTACGACTCGGTGCTGGCGCTGAGCCCCGAGGTGCAGGCGGCGCGCGCGCTCACCGTGGGCGCCGTGCTGCTGGCGCTCGTCGCGCTCTTCGTGACCCTGGCGGGCGCCCAGTGCACCACCTGCGTGGCCCCCGGCCCGGCCAAGGCGCGCGTGGCCCTCACTGGCGGCGCGCTCTACGCGCTCTGCGGGCTTCTGGCGCTGGTGCCGCTCTGCTGGTTCGCCAACATCGTGGTCCGCGAGTTCTACGACCCGACCGTGCCCATGTCTCAGAAGTACGAGCTGGGCGCCGCGCTCTACATCGGCTGGGCCGCCTCGGCGCTGCTCATGTGCGGCGGCGGCCTCGTGTGCTGCGGCGCCTGGGTCTGCACCGGCCGCCCCGATTTCAGCTTCCCGGTGAAGTACTCGGCGTCGCGGCGGCCGACGGCCACCGGCGACTACGACAAGAAGAACTACGTCTGA